CCATGAAAATAAACGTAGCTGAATTTGTGGGCTTCAAGCCTCCTGTAAATAGATTTTGTTGAGGAGTCAGTCGTACCAAACATAAATGGTCATTTGGCAGCcactacaagaaaaacaaaacaaaacactaaaaagtcatttttaagACAGCGTCTGTCTTTAGCTAAGAATAAGCGTTTCATCTGTGCCACAAGTAACATTTCTTAAAGACTCTTAGAAGTTTTAACAAGATGATTTTGTTGGAAGCTGAGGCATTAAAATTTTGTTCTAGAATGAAGAAGCTtcacctccccccaccccccaaacaggaaagaaataggaaacaaaacagacatactatcacttcagttttatttttattttttaagactgAACTTTCTTATTTGAAACAGACAACACAGGCTTGATGTGAGTTTTCAAGAGATTATATGGTCTACAGTACTCCTATACCATGCAAGGTATCAGATCCACCTGCCTTTTGTACATAAAGACAGAGTTGAGTGCAACACTAAGACAATATTCCAACTTGAGGATTTTATGAAATTGGGAGGGGGTGGAGTctttaactgaaataaatgtacTTCTGTATTGGCAGCAATGGATCCAATATATCCAATGCATCCATCCAACAGATCTCACATCTGTACCTCTCCTAAGGCTGTCACAATACATCTTACGTAGTCCACCTGATATGCCTCTACATGGCTTTAGAGCAACACACTTAAGTGTGTAAGGCACACCCAGTCACTTATGGTCACTTATATTATACAGTAACATTTCAAAAAACACTCAGTGTACTACTGTAGCAGTTTTCTGGGGAGGGCAAAACCAAATATTAAGTAAACATGCTTTTATATTATTGgtattaaatagaaatattcttATATTATACAAAGGAACTTCATTACTTCTCTTTTGGAGAAAAGTAAAGAACTTTACACAAGGTATTTTTCCACTTCTCAAATTGAAGCTTTGAGACTCACACTTTTCAGCATTTAACTAGCACACAAAATCTACACTGGACATGTGAATGACCATTTTaatcaaaaccagcagcatATTGATTGTGCTATTAATTGTGGTCACACTTGTTTTGTTCAAACAGATAGAAGTGACCCTGTCAGCAACTTCTTTTGAAAAGGACTTTACCTGTTTACATCCCTTTATGCTGTTTATTcactatatttttttccatcacagaCAATAAAGATACCGgtttatttcagtttctaaGCTAATAGCAATTCCTCACTCCACTTCTGATGCATCTACATGCTGCCCATAAGTTTTAATTAGAAGAACACTTCTTAAAAAAGACACTATTCACAGCCAAAACATATATGTGTAAATGCTgttataaagttattttaaccTTTAATTAAAAGTGGTTTAGCTGCATctccaaaaggagaaaagcacaCATAAGGATCTTACCACGCTTTTTGGTACCGCCAGTCCCCTGTTTTTCAAATTAGTTACAAATGATGACCAAGGTTCCTACGGGAGGGAGAAAATATGTTACAGAATTAATGTGCTTTGttaaaatttggaaaaacatTTACCATCAATCCCATCAAATTAGAAGTTTacccacattttaaaatttactttaaaatcatgtaaatacattagcactagaaaaaaaaagtcaaataataAGCACACAAAGGCCAGactaaaaatgttatttaatcaCATTCCTGACAAAGTATGTGAGTAGCACTGGTAAATTACTTACAATCAAATAACTTGTACGTATTACCATACATTAGTGGGGCTACCTATTGGTTTCAAGTCCAAAATTTGAACCAAAGCTAAAAACCGACAGCTGACTGTAAGAGCGGAGTGACAAcataaaaaactttttaaaactaaaccaCAGCATGTTTGACAAGGTAAGAAGTTATTGACTAGCAGGAGAAGCAGGCCTGCTTGGAATATAAAGGCACAAagttaaaaacatatttcagctGAACACAGCTCAGGAAGTCAAAAGCATACATGATGGCAAAATGCAGAGGACAAAGAGCAGACCATGACAGACTGGAAGAGCAGTCTTCTAGTCTCACACAACCCCTAGCAAGATGGAAAGACATACCTATTGCACAAACATCTCTTTCTTATCTACCAGCTTCTGAGAATAAATGGGTTTTGAGTACAGTGGGTTGTAATGACAATACTGACATCATAATGTCACTGTAATGATGCCACTTAAGTAAAGAGTTTGACACAGAACATCACTGTTTCAGGTTTTTACATCCAAAAGTTTTCAATACTTCTCCAACTAATTTAAACACCAAATTAGCTTCCAATTAGTTTATGATAGTAAAACACTACAAACCCTTTTCTAAAAACATGTCCATAGCATTAGACCACATCAGCTGGTACAAAAAACTTACCATGTGCAGTAGCTGAATTTCACACCCTACTTGCCAAAGTACAGTAAGTGCTTGGTAACTCCTAGCTTCCCCAGGCTTTGCTGTTAAAACCTAACAAAATGGCAAAGAAAGAGCATTTTTGTTGCACAAACTAAGATTGCTTCTTTATCTAAGCAAAAtccttatatatatataacaacGGGTATGAAATTCACAGTTAAGTCTAAAATTCTAAGGTAAAGTTACGTTAGACCTCAAATACATACTTTGTGCTATCTGAGTACATCTTGTCAGAACACCTTTAGAAGACATTATGGCAGTCTAAATATTTCTTATCAGAGTTATCAGCTCACACTGATAATATTCCCAATAAGACACACAAGCAGAGTAAGCCAAACATCAGGTGACCTCACTGAATATTAAGCAGCTTGCGCAGTCATTATCTTGATCAATATTATATACCACACAACTCttaggggaagaaaacaagaaaaacttgTGGTTATTCTCAAACACGgcaaagaaagaagtaaattGTAGCAGGGAGATTTAACTTCTCATAACAGATTTAGAGATCCTCATCATATGAtcaaccaaaaaacaaaaagaaggttCCAGTTGCTTTTACTTAGGCAAACAACTCTCATTTATCAGGGTTcacaataaaaccagaaaacttcATAAAAAACACTGTGACTGCATTAAATTAATAGGCTATCCCCTATTTGCTCAAAAATCTGGGCACTAAAAACATATCATTTAAGTGGATACTTCAGTGGTGTCCAACCTGTCATTTCACAGAATATACTTAAGACTTCTAATTTTTTCAGTAGGATGTTGGACACAACACAGGTTGTGTAAGGACACCTGGAAGTCTTTGCTTACTTCAAGTAATTAAAGGTTCGTGGCTCTGTATGAGCCTCACagtttcacagaaagaaaagctaccCTTGAACTGTAAGTACAGTTCTAGAGGTTTGGGACAGCATAAATTAGGAAGACATAACCCAGAAAGCTGCTCTGCACCTTAGTGTACAGAATCTCAATAAAAAGGTGTATAAATCACTCAtgttttgcctcagtttttttctgtactgtatACAGAAGTGGCTCAAGAGGGCAAGTGCATCTCACTGAGTATGGTATTTAGTAACTCTGAATCGTCTTCACTGAGCATTTTGAATTCAGTCTTCATTGACTGTAACCTGCAACTAGTAAACAATTTTGTTGCAAAAACACGTTACAGAGTTTAAGCACCTCACAAGTTACAATGGAAAGCATCTGGTCTGCTGCTACATATCCTTCTCAAGGACCAGCCTTCACATTTGTAAGATTTGTGGTTATGTGACAACAGAATGTTTCTTGACAGTACTATTACTACATAAAGAGAGGAAACAGACAAGACTTAAAAAttctggcagaaaaagaaattcactAGCAAAAACATTAACTATAcaatagaaatgtttttgtgttcTGTGAAGCACTACTTAATCTTTACTACCTGTAAAATCTCTTACACATACCTTGTACTCTTTTTCACTTATAAAGATGTTGAGTTCTACTCTTCCATATCTGTATATGGAACTGCATTCATACAGGGCAAAAAGAAGCCTCCAAAGTatgttcctttcctttttttgtggtaAGATTCCAAAAATTTTCACAGGTACATCTGTTCCAACAGTGTGtaaaagtatctttaaaattGTGCCATATGTACTAGACAATCTCATTAATGCTAATGTCTAAACTACAaacaattaagaaaagaaagtctGTCAGCTCATGTTGTTCAAGAATGAATACAATTCAAGCTTTAGTCAAAGCTAAGCCCAGTTTGCATTAGACTAAACCTTTATTAAAGACAAGCAAATAGCTAAGATTTCATATTGCCACAAGGGTTTTTTGAAGCTATCAAGAACCTAAATAAAGCTGAAATGTAGGAAATAATATCCATTAATCCAGCATATATATTAAATAGAACACATACCTCAAGCAAATCCCGAAGATTTTGCCAAATTGCCTATGCACCTGTCAAATGTATTTGTACCATGTGTGATCATATACACATACCTGCCCTCCAAGGAACTGCTGCTACACCCACGGTTTCAAAAAGTTTGTCAGAAGACATAGCAGGCGGTTTCAGCGTTCCATTCACCAAAGGATCCAGTCTGAAGAAGTCACAATAAATTACCTTTAATTGTCCATCCAGGCTGTTCTCTAGGGACTGAATTAAATTAGTGTCAGTTGAAGAAATCTGGATGCAGTAACCTGTCTGGCAAAAcacccaacccaaacaaaaaaacgtTCAAGTGCTACCAAAAATTGTTACCCAGTCAACAAGAGTCAAATCTCAGAGCTGCTTCTCTACAGCTGATAAAAAGAATAGCTCCCTTCATTGTGTAGggcattttgacatttttgtgCTGCTCAACTGGAGCTTTAAAACACATTCTTAAATTAGTAAGATGTTCTAcagtgttttgcaaaaaaagcTATGCTCAACGAAACAAACCACTGCATTTAACGATTTACAACTGGAATTCTTCATATATGCAGACTGATGCCTTTTATATACATTTGAAGTTAGGTGAGAGTCTTTGGTTCCAAACTTCTACTTTATAGCATTGTAACACAATCCTTTTAGTGcaacttctgcagctctgtgtttgACCACCTTTGAATCCATGCAAAGCCCAGATGAACAGCAGAGGATAACGCATTTAAGTGTCTTAATATTACCAGTCAATTGCAGGACAATAGATAGATTAAATAACACCATGAGGTAATCAAAATAACCAAGACtatttttacagatttctgAAAGCTACACACCAACATCTTGCTTAAACATACACAGCTACAATGACTCTGATTAGTATTAGCCTCAAGTTTATGCATGAAACTATTCATAGGAAGACTATGAACTTGAATTCCTGTATACACCAAACGTCAAATCAATTGATTACAAAATAGCCTGTTGTCAAACGTGCAATGTAAAACCAAACAACACTTAAAATTATTAAGCATTATTTCAAAAGTTACAAGTAACAATCACTGGCTAATTCCTTTTTGATCTAATAGTTATTACACAATTGTAAggtaatttcttattttccctttaattaAGTTTTAGAAATGTGCTACCAAATCAAAAGTGTACCTGTAAGtttggaagaaaagctgagtTACTTTCTAGAGCTACCACTCTAACACCTGCATTGAGCAGAGTTCGGGTCAAGATTCCAGGACCTGAAGggggaaaacataaaaaaaaaaaaaaaaaagtaaaaaaaaagtgcattttttctAAGTGATTTCCTTCAGTGATTTTCCCAACATAACACTTGGGACATACCACCTTTACCAGAAGATAACTTGTGTTTGTTTAAACACACTTCAAAACAAGagttagaaaaaaagatttacatgCAGCCTGCCTGAGATTGCTCAGTGAATTCACTAAGCACAGCACTACAATTAGATACTGAGGAACATGAGATACaatgtttcaaatatttctacttttttttctgccaactGAAATGTACTTTGAAACCTTACCCATATCATCTCTACAGGTAAAATACCCTCtgcagaaatgtgaaaaaaaaaaaaaaaaattgagtaatTGCAGAGGGCTAGCTATATAATGGCCCACAGTCTTAGGTGTGCTTTTACCGACAGAGATAAAGTTTgcctacaaaaccaaaaatattacCTGGACAGAAATTTACATCTCTACTTAACTCTATAGCACAGTTGTAACGCCAGAGACCTAACTCCAGACTGAGCACTCACTCACTCATTCCCCGGCAAGCTCTGTATAAATGGACCCCCCCGCCGCCTGCTCCAGGCATACCGCAGGGCCGCGACACCCGGACGGCCCTGCCGGTCGCCAACGCCCGCCCCGGGAGGACACCaaggcggcagcggcgggcgggcaggcgcAGCACGGATCCCGTCCCGGCAGGCCCGGGCAGCGCCGTCACGCAACGGAGACGCCACCCCCGCCCGAAACCCCGGGAGAGGCAGGGCCCCGTCCGCTTCCCTCAGCACCACCACCTCTCCGCGGCCCCGGgacagcggggccgggggcccaTTACCGCCGGTGGGGAGGGCGGCAGCTCACGCTGACCCTGCAAGGTCACTGGGGCGCGCCGAgcagcgccgcggccccggggacGGCGAAGCCCCGGAGGGGGCCGCCGCCGGAGGGCAGCAGGAAGGCGGGTGGAGGACGGCCGGAGCGTGGGGGCAGCTTACCGGGCGCGAACTCGAGCAGGACGGGCTGGGGGCCGGTGCTGGCTCTACCCTGCAGGCAGCGCTGCACGGTGCGCGCCAGCTGCGGGCAGGCGATGAAGCGGCGGAGCGGCGCGCCGGTCCGCTGCACCTCCTGCACCAGCCGTTCCGCCTCCGCCGCCTCCGGCACCCGCAGGCCCGGGCTCGGCCactgccccgccgcccgcctcgccgTCACCCAGCACGGCGGCAGCCCGCACAGCAGCGGCCGCAGAGTCGCCGCCAGCAGACGGCGGCAGCAGTCGCCGACacccggcggggcccggcctgAAAGCATCACCACGCCGCCGCCACCGGCCCCACGCTCGCAAGCAGCGGGTGCGCGATCGCCGCGGCAACGGCAGCGTCACTTCCGCCTCTCCCCGGCCTCTCTAGCGCTCTTCCGCTCTATCGTCGGAGGTCTCTCGTCCCGCCGTCCTCTCTATGGTgccagccccgcaccgccggCAGCCTGCGGCAGCGCGGCAGGACCGTCCCCCTCA
This genomic interval from Pelecanus crispus isolate bPelCri1 chromosome 3, bPelCri1.pri, whole genome shotgun sequence contains the following:
- the TFB2M gene encoding dimethyladenosine transferase 2, mitochondrial, with protein sequence MLSGRAPPGVGDCCRRLLAATLRPLLCGLPPCWVTARRAAGQWPSPGLRVPEAAEAERLVQEVQRTGAPLRRFIACPQLARTVQRCLQGRASTGPQPVLLEFAPGPGILTRTLLNAGVRVVALESNSAFLPNLQSLENSLDGQLKVIYCDFFRLDPLVNGTLKPPAMSSDKLFETVGVAAVPWRADVPVKIFGILPQKKERNILWRLLFALYECSSIYRYGRVELNIFISEKEYKVLTAKPGEARSYQALTVLWQVGCEIQLLHMEPWSSFVTNLKNRGLAVPKSVWLPNDHLCLVRLTPQQNLFTGGLKPTNSATFIFMVKQCLAKPKSRLTDRLNSWSLDNGGKLLRELEIPKNAKTRNLYPEDYRRLFEALQNSNMFADAWFHDEVLGSIRNINL